One window from the genome of Pyrus communis chromosome 16, drPyrComm1.1, whole genome shotgun sequence encodes:
- the LOC137719768 gene encoding auxin-responsive protein SAUR32-like, giving the protein MGSGERSLRNFHLHLPHLHHHHHHHGGKKQVIRDVPKGCLAIKVGQGKEQQRFVIPVIYFNHPLFIQLLKEAEEEYGFDQKGTITIPCHVEEFRSVQGMIDREKSLHHHHHHQHHHHVGCFRV; this is encoded by the coding sequence ATGGGTAGCGGAGAGAGAAGTCTGAGAAATTTCCATCTTCACCTGCCGCAtcttcaccaccaccaccatcatcacgGTGGGAAGAAACAAGTGATTAGAGATGTTCCAAAAGGGTGTTTGGCAATCAAGGTGGGCCAGGGAAAAGAGCAACAGAGGTTTGTAATTCCTGTGATCTACTTCAATCACCCACTCTTCATACAGCTCTTGAAGGAAGCCGAGGAAGAGTATGGGTTTGATCAGAAGGGCACTATCACCATCCCTTGCCATGTGGAGGAGTTTAGGTCCGTCCAAGGCATGATCGATAGGGAGAAGTCcctccaccaccatcaccaccaccagcaccaccaccatgtCGGGTGCTTTAGGGTTTGA